One Paracoccaceae bacterium genomic region harbors:
- a CDS encoding SDR family NAD(P)-dependent oxidoreductase has translation MRDWTGKRYWLVGASEGLGLALARRISGAGAEVILSARSADRLDQAVAAMPGRARAIPCDVADSASVRAAAAEAGEIDGVVFLAGVYWPMRAQQWDADRAEAMCDINLTGCARVIGAALPQMVARDAGHVVITGSLSGFRGLPGAIGYAASKAGTMALAESLHADLRGTGVQVQVANPGFIRTRLTAKNDFAMPFLMEPEAAAQEMFELMCSDHFKRSFPFVFSMFFRIGQMLPDWLWYRLVGGRNG, from the coding sequence ATGAGGGACTGGACAGGAAAACGCTACTGGCTGGTGGGCGCGTCCGAGGGGCTGGGCCTTGCCCTCGCCCGCCGGATCAGCGGCGCCGGGGCCGAGGTGATCCTGTCCGCGCGATCCGCCGACCGTCTGGACCAGGCCGTTGCCGCGATGCCGGGCCGCGCACGCGCCATTCCCTGCGACGTGGCCGACAGCGCCTCGGTGCGCGCCGCGGCGGCCGAAGCGGGCGAGATCGACGGCGTCGTGTTCCTTGCCGGGGTCTACTGGCCGATGCGCGCGCAGCAGTGGGACGCCGACCGGGCCGAGGCGATGTGCGACATCAACCTGACCGGCTGCGCCCGGGTGATCGGCGCGGCCCTGCCGCAGATGGTGGCGCGAGACGCCGGTCATGTCGTGATCACCGGCTCGCTGTCGGGGTTCCGCGGCCTGCCGGGCGCCATCGGCTATGCCGCGTCCAAGGCGGGCACCATGGCGCTGGCCGAAAGCCTGCATGCCGACCTGCGCGGAACCGGCGTTCAGGTGCAGGTGGCCAACCCCGGCTTCATCCGCACCCGGCTGACGGCGAAGAACGACTTCGCCATGCCCTTCCTGATGGAGCCCGAAGCCGCCGCGCAGGAAATGTTCGAACTGATGTGCTCGGATCACTTCAAGCGCAGTTTCCCCTTCGTCTTCTCGATGTTCTTCCGCATCGGTCAGATGCTGCCCGACTGGCTCTGGTATCGGCTCGTGGGCGGGCGGAACGGCTGA